The DNA region GCAAATGATCATGATATCGGAGGAGTAGGCTTTTCAAATTTAGGCGACAAAAAGCTTAGTGCTGAAAGCTTGATGAATGCACGCAAAAATATGAGAGCCTTAGTCAATGAAAGCGGCAGGGTCTTAAATATAAATCCAGCTCTTTTGGTCGTTCCTTTAAGCCTTGAAGCTAAAGCCCTTGAGATTGTTAATAGTGATTTGATTAATGGCTCAAGCAATGTCTTTAAAGGAGTTGTAGAGGTATTTACAAGTGCAAATTTAAGCGATCAAGATGCTTGGTATTTGATTGATAATACTAAGCCGATTAAGCCTTTGATTTTGCAGATAAATAAAGGGGCTGAGTTCGTTGCTAAAGATAATCCAACAGATGAAGCTGCTTTTATGCGTAAGACTTTTCAGTATGGCATCGATAGCGAGGATAACGCAGGTTATGGACTTTGGCAACTTGCTTATAAATCAAGCGGAAAGGTGGAATAAATGGATAATATCGCTTCAGCTAATAAGCTTAGAAAACAAAATGAAAATTTAAAACCAAAAGAAGATGATGGCGAAAAAGAAAAAGCTTTGTTTTTGGAAGAAAAGCAAGAATTTGAAAGACAAAAGAAAGAATTTGAACAAGAAAAAGCTTTATTTTTAAGCAAGCAGCAAGAAAGCTTAGATGAGCAAAGCAAGGCTGATGAGTCTTCAAAAAATAAAGAAGCAAAAAAAGCAAAAGAGGGCAAATGACACCTTTGCTCACTCCTCCTAAAATGCTAGCTCTTACTTTAAAAGAGCTAGCCCTCATGCAAAGAGCACAAGCAAATTTGGCTAATATCGATGAGATCACAAGAGAGATTGTCGCAAGAGCAAGCAAGGATGCGGACGAGTTTTGTGCTAGAAAGAATGTGCCTGATTTCATTTGGGAGGATTTTGCTTATATTCGCATAAAAATTTATCTTAAAATCGTTCTTGATGAAGAAGATAAACTTTTGCTCGAACAAGCGATTAAAAGAGTGGAAAAAGCCAGCGAAATTTTAGAAGATGGCACTTTTAGCACACTTAAATTAAGGGTTTTAGAGCGAAAAGATAGATTTTAGTCTTTTGGCTGGACGCCCTTGTGCTTTATCCTAGTTTAGTTTTTGTTTTAAGGCTGGACGGGGTAGGCCTTTAGTAAAGCGACTTTAAACGAATTTACTTCGTTTAAAGTGATAGCAAGGTGGGGACGGGTGCGGCCTTGTCTTAGTTTTAAGCCCAGCAAGGTTGGACGGGGAAGGCCTTTAGTAAAGCGAGCTTAAAGGAATTTACTTCCTTTAAGCTGGTAGCATAAAAAAGGATTTAATTTTGACTTTAAAAAAGATGACGACTGATTTGTTAGCACATTTTAAAGCCATAGGTGTGGCAAATTATGAGGATATTAAACAAGGTGGGCTTTATCTAATGCTTGAAAGCTTAACAAGCTTAAATCATCACAAAGATAATGCAAGTTTTAGCCTCATTTTTTCATCTCACACATTCAACAAAGACAAAAACTCAGTCATAGAAAAAGTCGATGAGCTAAGAAGCTTACTTTTTGCTTTTAGTCCCACAAAAAAGCTTTTAACGAGCATTGAGAGCGGTTTTATTTCAAACTCGCTTTTTGCTTATCGCTTGAAATTTAGCGTGGAGATTTTTTCAATGGCTGAAGAATTAGAAGAAGAAGATATTTTAAAGGAACTTTAATGAAAGACAATGCGTATTTTAAAGAAAGCGAGTTTAAATGCAAATGCGGTAAGTGCCAAATGCCTTTAAATGTTCCAAGCGATGAACTTATTGATTTGCTTTGCGAGATAAGAGAGCATTTTAACGCCCCTATCATTATAAATAGTGGCTATCGTTGTGCTACTCATAATGCCAAAGTTGGAGGTGCTAAATCATCTCAGCATACTATAGGTTCGGCGGCTGATTTTGTGGTTAAAGGCGTAAAAACGCAAGTTGTTTATGAATATATTTTAAGCGTTTATGGGCAAAGAGCCTTAGGAATTGCCATAAAACACAATTTTAAAGATCCTTTTGCAGGCTTCGTGCATTTAGATACAAGAGGCAAGAAAGCAAGATGGACTTATTCGTAAAAAAGGTTTTGTATGTTTGATTTTATTTTA from Campylobacter sp. MIT 99-7217 includes:
- a CDS encoding YcbK family protein, translating into MKDNAYFKESEFKCKCGKCQMPLNVPSDELIDLLCEIREHFNAPIIINSGYRCATHNAKVGGAKSSQHTIGSAADFVVKGVKTQVVYEYILSVYGQRALGIAIKHNFKDPFAGFVHLDTRGKKARWTYS
- a CDS encoding Mu-like prophage major head subunit gpT family protein produces the protein MAFTELSTAYMQAVNKGFSTIFNNALEGGNKDYEKFAMVTNANSLVVEYQFLASLPKMREWIGDRQFGKLKGQGYTITKKDWESSIEVPRDVITYDNLGIVRPQIEMLAYEVQNHYNDLIFTLLEQNETCFDGKKFFANDHDIGGVGFSNLGDKKLSAESLMNARKNMRALVNESGRVLNINPALLVVPLSLEAKALEIVNSDLINGSSNVFKGVVEVFTSANLSDQDAWYLIDNTKPIKPLILQINKGAEFVAKDNPTDEAAFMRKTFQYGIDSEDNAGYGLWQLAYKSSGKVE